In the Pogona vitticeps strain Pit_001003342236 chromosome 2, PviZW2.1, whole genome shotgun sequence genome, ATTCCAGGGCGTGAGTTCGGCAGGGTCTCGGCACACCTCCCGTGGGCAAGGAAGCGCCTTTTCCGCCAACCCTGCCCTTCCCGATTTGAGAgaatcctttccctctcttcgCCGGGGGAGGAAGCGGGAAGACCCTCTCCTGCGCAGCCCCCATCCCCGGAGGTTccgttccctccccccctttttttcccttgctcGCTCCTGCCCCAGCACGCCTGCGCACGGGGTGCCGGTCCCATCCCCGGCAGGACTGCTGGTAAGATGAGTGAAGAAGCCGAGAtgggagcaggaggaggacggtggcggcggggaggaggaggaggaggaggaggaggggaagcgttGTCATTGGAAATCGCTCACTTTGACAGTCGCCAGCCCGAGAGCCAACCCTGACTTCATGTCAGGGGCTGCCTACCTGCCAGGTGCGCGCCGAGATGATGGGCATGAACGCCAAGCAGCCGTTCGGCATGCCCGCTGCGGCTCTGCAGGAAGCCAAATATGCCAGCCTCCACCACCCCGGCTCGGAGGCCATGCGCCGCGTGTGCCTCCCGGCCCCGCAGGTATGTAGATGAAGCATAATTACTGCTTTAAGGCACATTTTTTTTTGACAGGCCCCAGCTTAATGTTTTTTTCATGTCACCACCAGAACAAtcgcgtctctctctctctctctctctctctctctctctccttccctccctccctctccgggTCCACATGTCTATTCAAGCAAAGCATCTTCTGCCTTCATATTAATTTTTATGACCTGAGCTTTGAGGAGGAATGATGCCTGTgctggagagggagagggagagagaaaatgtttttgaatCCAGACGTGACAGTATTCCCCACTGACGCCGCTCTGCGCCTTCTCGCTTGCAGCTCCAGGGCAATATATTTGGAAGCTTTGATGAGAGTCTGCTGGCCCGGGCTGAGGCTTTGGTGGCGGTGGACCTGGCCTCCCACGGCAAGAGCCACCATCCCTTCAAGCCCGACGCCACCTACCACACCATGAGCAGCGTCCCCTGCACCTCGACCTCCTCGCCCACCACCGTGCCCACCATCGCGGTgcccgcgccgccgccgccgccgcctgcccaccaccagcagcatcaccagcatcaccaccaccaccagcagcagcaccaccaccaccaccacgtcgtGGCACATCAAGGCCTGGACAGCGGCGCGGGAGGCGGCGGGGGAAGCGGCGGCGACCTGCTGGACCACCTCTCGCCCGCGCTGATGGGGGGTCCCGAACACGGCGCGgtcatggcggcggcggcggcggcggcggcagcggctcaGCTCCACCCGCACGCCCACCCTCATCTGGGCGccgccgtcgccgccgccgccgccatgggcCACCTGCACCAAGCCATGGCCAGCATGGGCcacccgccgcccccgccgccgccgccgtcttCCTCGGGGGGCCcggcgcccgccgccgccgccgcctcctcgcaCAACGGCCTGGCCTGCCTGGGCGACGTGGAGTCGGACCCGCGGGAGCTGGAGGCCTTCGCCGAGCGCTTCAAGCAGCGCCGGATCAAGCTGGGGGTGACGCAGGCCGACGTGGGCGCGGCGCTGGCCGACCTCAAGCTGCCCGGGGTGGGCTCGCTCAGCCAGAGCACCATCTGCCGCTTCGAGTCGCTCACCCTCTCGCACAACAACATGATCGCCCTCAAGCCGGTGCTGCAGGCCTGGCTGGAGGACGCCGAGGCCGCCGCCCGCGACCGGAGCGCCAAGCCCGAGCTGTTCGGCGGCGCCGAGCGCAAGCGCAAGCGCACCTCCATCGCCGCGCCCGAGAAGCGCTCGCTCGAGGCGTACTTCGCCCTCCAGCCGCGGCCCTCCTCCGAGAAGATCGCCGCCATCGCCGAGAAGCTCGACCTCAAGAAGAACGTGGTGCGcgtctggttctgcaaccagcgCCAGAAGCAGAAGCGCATGAAGTACGCCGCCGGCCACtgagcccccccgcccccggcaggcctcccccccccggtctttgAAACCCTGCCGCGCAGCCCGAcggcgcgcccgcccgcccgggacCAAGCCGTGGACGTGGAGAGGGCTTTGGCGCCCACCCTGCGCTCCTTGCCGGCCTCTGTCTGTTGCGCTTCCTCGGCTGGAGGACAAAAATCACCCGCCGACCTACGGACGCCCCAACAACCCCAGGGAAAAAGTTTATTGGCGCCTCGGTTCCAGCCTTGCCCGTTTTCATCAGTCTGGGGGCCCCTTTCCTCGACGGCGGTGGCTTTTGGCCGCGCCAGGGTGGACGGCGCTGGTCACTTTGGttggaagagagggggaaaaaaactcgagatgaactggtttgtttccgataagcagcagcagaagaaataaacacaaagaggcaaaaaaaaccaacaccaccCTGATTGATCACCAGAGTTTGGAGGGGAAAAGAGTTGCCTCCGGATTTGAAGAAGGGGGCCCGAGGGAAACAAGACTGATTGAGATTTTACTAATAATAAATTGAAGTTTCAGGTGCGGATTTTATAGAGAAAACACGTTAGTCCCCGGAAACCCGATGTTTAATGTGAGTTCGAGTTTGGGGATCGTTTGCGTTGGTTCAGCACCGTTTTCTTGCCCAACCAACAGCATGCTGGTTAAGATGTGTATACATACTTTTATAAAATAATCCGATCCTTTCTTAAAAGAGGGATATGGAGGTGAGCTctattttttcactttgcgaaatAAATGGGAGGCGGGCCACATTGTTcttattaaaacacacacacacacacacacacacacacatgatcaCCGAATAAAGTTTCTTATTTTCCTGGAGAGagctgaaagcaaaagaagagtattttaaaataaaacctatTTCTAAATCAAAGACTTGGTGTCTGGAACGAGACATCCCCCCTCCTTCTGAGGCAGGCACCCCAGTGACAGACTCTCTTACAAGGGGACAGCTAATTTCTTTCCGTCGGAATTGTGTCTTAAGAGAATCCTgagccattgaaatgaatggactCCGATTGACCTCCATGAGGTGAGGCGTTGCACCTTCTAGATGCAGCTTCGTCCCAGTTCTCTCCACCCTCCCCCGCTTCCATTCATCTTGGTCCAGTCTTCTTAGGAAGCCAAGCTTAAAgggtttagtttttaaaaacagaaagagagagagcgcgcgATGCATTGCATGAAAGAACAGGCATTTCAGATGATTGGTTTTCGTGGGCGTTAAAACCGAGCACTTTCACTTTGGCCGGGTTGCAGGCCAGCCTTTTGGGCTGGACCATCGAACCCCGTTTTAGATTCGGTGAACCACGGAGGGACTTGCGTCCGGATTGATCTGAAGGGAAGGACACCGGAGATGAGTCCCTGAAAAAGTTACATTCCTCATCCCTCTTCCCCTTTTGTTTCCATTAAAAGCTGGCTCTCCACTAAGCGAGGAGAAGAAGGTAATTTCTTTGCTGCCTACACGCCCgttttttcagggggaaaaaaaaccgcCTGAAACTTCTCAAATAAAGCGCTTTATTTTTCAACCCGAGTGGAAGTTTGCTTCTCTCCTCCcacagtggtggtggtgttgtCTTTGTGGATTTTTGAGGGTAAAAGCCTGCTGGTTGCCTAAAAACGAAGCGATTCCAAAAGAGGAGAGGTACTGAAAACGAATTAGAAATTATAAAAAACGGATTACTTTGTTTATACTTGGAGCTTATTTCTTTGACAGGTGTAGCAGCGAAAACATTGCATTTAGTGACCTGTTCTTTCAGGTCTCGGATCTTAATTCACAACGTTCTCTTTGGGTATCGCTCTCTATTGTTTTACCATTATTCTTACCTGCAGCCTTTTCATTAAACCATCAaggttcttttgggggggggggggagagagagcaaggaaagaaggaagatttaGTACTTTCCAGATTCTTAAGCCTAAAGGTAGTTGGGACAAATCATATCAATGTTCACTGGAAAAAAATTTAGACTGCCTCTTCTCCAGCAAAGTTTATCTAAAATCGTTCCATTTAGAATAGGAacaatttgtttctttaaagtttcttttctctcccccccttttttaaaaaaagctggttTGAAACAACACTATCGATTCATTTGAAATCctgtttaaaaggagaaaaaatggccttttgtttttaaatcccagAAGCACCTTAAAACCATTAACAATTAATGATCAGGGGCCGGCGGTGTTCTGAATACATTGTCTTTTCATTTCATCCACCACATAAATTTAGAATAGATCCTactctaattttattttttaaagtgtttcatAACGCCTTCATATCTCATTAGTCATTAACATGGCTACAAAAGGTTCCTTAAACGTCctagctttattttgttttctgagcGAGACCCAATGAGTTCTCTCAATCAAACGTCCTTTAATAATAAATGTCCTTGTGTCATTACATTATATTGTGGgttctgaaattttaaaataaggttGATGCAATATTAATTGAGTAACGTAGTATAAAAGGGGCAGAAAGAGGTTCTGCCTGCATCCGTTCTCCACTTTCCACTAGGATGACAAGAAAAGCTCTTTCACAGGTTAGTTATTATTGGGTGTCCTTTTAAATATACGCATCTATACCTATCCAGGTATGATCCATTTGATCATTTTcctaattgcttttaaaatactataaTCTGTTGAATCTTATTTaggatttttgtttgtatttttttcattCCTGTCAAGCGAACGCACCCCAGTTACCTCCCAGTTTTCCTCTGTTGCGTTTATATTAGGATGATAAATGGGAGAAttcccaaccccaacccccccaccccaatttgaGCTTACTAGGGAAAATGTATTAGAGAGTATACTTAAAGGattatttgttttgaaattttgaaaaatTTCTAAGGAACAGGAAATGAAAggtctctccctgtgtgtgtgtgtgtgtgtgtgtgtgtgtgtgtgtgtgtgtgtgtgtgtgtgtggcgtgcgtgtgtgtgtgtgtgtgtgtgtgtgtgtgtgtgtgtgtaaaagatcctacctgttgtttttatgtgccatcaagttaccaCCAACTTATGACAATTCTACGAATgtgcaatttccaaaatgtcctgtcctcaacaaccctgctcagctcttgtaaactaaagcctgtggctttctttacagAGTCAAACCATCTAATATTTggtattcttctttttttcctgctgccttcaagtttccccaacctttttctctTCTATATAAAATCTTGCCTtttcaggatgtgcccaaagtaggacaggctAAAGTTTCAgtgtttttgtttccagagataattcaggacTGACTGCTGTAGGATCCACTTGGTCATCTTTCTCTCAGTCcggagtatccacaaagctttcttcctgcaccacatttcaaacattttcccCTATCacctttctttactgtacacCCATATATGgtaactggaaatacaagagtgtggattatccTGATAGtggtctccagtgacaaatccttacacatttctaattctttcattgatGCCCTTATGAGAGTTTTCTCCTATTTCTTGACTGCTGTCTTTGTTTGGATTGTATACAAAAATTTAATAATTTCAGTTAattcattatcaacattaaagttgtgtggtTTTGTAGTCATGaatttggtcttcttaatgttcaacttcagtcctgctttggcattttcttcttacactttcattaaaagtcatttcaagtcatagCTGGTTTCTGTCAGTAAGATAGTATCTACttgtcttaaattactgatggttcttccaccaattttcactcttccttcatcaaaatctagtctggctttccttATACTGTAATATGTTCTATATACAGATTGAatagataaagggataaaatgcacccttgtctgacatctttgtctataggaaaccattctgtctctctggCTAGTGAAACTAGGAAGTATCCCGAGATCTCATATTAGCTGGAGCAAGTTTCCGCAACGGGTTTCTTTCCTACTCTGCCCAACGCTAGCTTCCGCGATTTCAGCACCTGGACAGCTCTCAGTGGTGTAAAAATCCAACAAGCAAAACCATCTCTCAAGAACTTTCCACTCTTAGAAAGAACGCCgttatctatctttctttctttctttctttctttctttctttctttctttctttctttctttctttctttctttctttctttctttctttctttctttctttctttctttctttctttctttctttctactgaaTTTTCCAATTTTGTTCCTGGTTCTCTCCTTTTGCGGGGAGTCTACGGAGTGGTTTCTTTCTAGATGCTGCTTTCACACAAAGATTGTCGTCTCTTATAAATTGTTGATAGCGTATCCTTTTCTCGCGGGCATTTCTGTCAATAGTCCTAGAACTGCACCAGCCTGTTTTTAAAGCAAGGCAGGTCAttagttaagtaagtaagtaagtaagtaagtaagtaagtaagtaagtaagtaagtaagtaagtaagtaagtaagtaagtaagtaagtaagaaagaaagaaagaaagaaagaaagaaagaaagaaagaaagaaagaaagaaagaaagaaagaaagaaagaaagaaagaaatggacgACAGCCGTTGTGGGCGATCGTTTCTCACTGGATTTTGCTAGCGATACCGTACAGTTAAGTGAGTTAAATATAAATGCCATTCCAAGGTGGGAGTTTTGGGAAGCAAGCTCAGGAATGACCAAGAGAAAgatgagacagaaagagaagttgggaaagaaagaaggaaagagagggtaCAACATCTCTTTCAGAACACTTGAGAGATGCAGAGCAGTACCTTTTATTTATGTGAAAGAATCTTTTTCGTGTTATGTCTCACTTTTATTAGGTCTGGCAGACTTATGAAGGCGACCTATTGCGTGTTTATCTGGCTGCAAGCACAGCTGACTTCAGAGACACAGGCTCCCAGAAAAGTGAGCTTGCCCTTCTTCTCCCTACATCAAGCTCCACGGTGTGGTGGCCCATTTTCTTTTCCACCGGCAACTTAGCACGATGGGAGGGACATCGACTCCCAGATCGCTTTTCGGCACCCTGGAGCTTGATgtcaagggggaaaaaggaaggcgTTGTTCTGACGATATACAGTAATTAACTCTTGAGCGTATATCATCCAGCTGTGGTATACGTCTTAACCTGTTCAGGTTTGCCAGAAGGTGCCTAACAAGCGCGAGGCGAGACTTTCTAGGCGTGGCGCTGAAGGCGTTGCAAAATAATTCAAATTCGAAAAGAGCTCTCTTTTCTGGAGACTGCAGTCAAATAAAGAAGGAGAGAATCCTTCGCGTCAACTTTTCCTCCTTCCCCACGGTTATTTTACAAACCGGAGAAGGACAAGTGCGTCTAGTTGACTGAGTGGAATGGAGGAAGAGGGCGAAGAGATGGGGCCACAGGGCGGCCGGGGGTGTAAAGACCTGGCCAAATTCTCCCATCAAGGCTGGACAAACACACTTTCCCCCTCTGCCTTTTCCCTTCAGTTCTAGCATGTACGGATTGTCTTTGGTTTCTTCCTTCTGGGTCCTGCCTAAACGATCTGCGCAAACCAcgtctctcctttccctttctaacACATATGTACATTaacctgcctttccctttctctcatgTTGTTTCCTGTCCCCGGTGGGCTTCTGAGTGTGCAGTCGCGCCTCATCCTGTCGCTTCTGAAtgaatgtccttccttccttccttccttccttccttccttccttccttccttccttccttccttccttccttccttccttcctctcctctccctcgaATACGTTTACTGCTCGCCTCTCAACAACCTAAGCCAATTACAGACTCCC is a window encoding:
- the POU4F3 gene encoding POU domain, class 4, transcription factor 3 — translated: MMGMNAKQPFGMPAAALQEAKYASLHHPGSEAMRRVCLPAPQLQGNIFGSFDESLLARAEALVAVDLASHGKSHHPFKPDATYHTMSSVPCTSTSSPTTVPTIAVPAPPPPPPAHHQQHHQHHHHHQQQHHHHHHVVAHQGLDSGAGGGGGSGGDLLDHLSPALMGGPEHGAVMAAAAAAAAAAQLHPHAHPHLGAAVAAAAAMGHLHQAMASMGHPPPPPPPPSSSGGPAPAAAAASSHNGLACLGDVESDPRELEAFAERFKQRRIKLGVTQADVGAALADLKLPGVGSLSQSTICRFESLTLSHNNMIALKPVLQAWLEDAEAAARDRSAKPELFGGAERKRKRTSIAAPEKRSLEAYFALQPRPSSEKIAAIAEKLDLKKNVVRVWFCNQRQKQKRMKYAAGH